A stretch of Arachis hypogaea cultivar Tifrunner chromosome 15, arahy.Tifrunner.gnm2.J5K5, whole genome shotgun sequence DNA encodes these proteins:
- the LOC112750096 gene encoding metalloendoproteinase 2-MMP: MKRHLLTLLFFFLLLDPSLSLMQLSGAEMFGGDVVEFVKQLKQIFPDVARDTGPNILTTIWGYITQPCASPKSNIPGLHYVKQYLNYYGYLQDSYGSSFTDEMDQNTVSAIKQYQKFFRLHDTTGNLNQETLDLISRFRCGVPDDIMVGLQNFNDKMVVGVSLIELSVSNNDVGYMLLDANNKNWALPNVGSLGTGGIDLGAVAMHQIGHLIGLSHSGDSESVMYPYILPGNRRKVQLSNDDIQQIKQLSSANGNGNGVGSSHWGLITTFLLGFPCLFLLY; the protein is encoded by the exons ATGAAGAGACATCTTCTGACATTGTtattcttctttctccttcttgaCCCATCTCTTTCACTAATGCAGCTATCTGGCGCTGAAATGTTCGGCGGCGACGTCGTGGAATTTGTCAAGCAACTCAAGCAAATTTTTCCAGATGTGGCACGCGATACTGGACCCAACATTTTGACAACAATTTGGGGCTATATAACACAGCCATGTGCTTCGCCGAAGAGTAATATCCCAGGCCTCCATTATGTAAAACAGTATCTCAACTACTACGGTTACTTACAAGATTCATACGGCAGTAGTTTCACAGATGAAATGGATCAGAACACCGTTTCCGCCATCAAACAATATCAAAAATTCTTCCGTCTCCACGACACCACCGGAAACCTCAACCAAGAGACTCTAGATCTGATTTCGCGGTTCCGCTGCGGTGTCCCGGACG ATATCATGGTTGGACTCCAAAACTTCAACGACAAGATGGTGGTAGGGGTAAGCCTTATAGAACTTAGTGTGTCTAACAATGATGTTGGGTACATGCTTTTGGATGCTAATAACAAGAACTGGGCCCTTCCAAATGTGGGGTCATTGGGAACTGGTGGAATTGACTTGGGTGCTGTGGCCATGCACCAGATAGGGCATCTTATTGGGCTTTCACACTCCGGTGACAGTGAATCGGTTATGTATCCGTATATTTTGCCTGGAAACCGGAGGAAGGTGCAGCTCTCAAACGATGATATACAGCAGATCAAGCAACTTTCTTCCGCTAATGGAAATGGAAATGGAGTTGGGTCCAGTCATTGGGGATTGATTACCACATTCCTACTTGGATTTCCATGCTTGTTCCTCTTGTACTAG